Part of the Arachis hypogaea cultivar Tifrunner chromosome 6, arahy.Tifrunner.gnm2.J5K5, whole genome shotgun sequence genome, ttcctctgacacctgaaggaatctctatactgtgacatagaggattccacattttcttgttctcttctctttcttatgagcaggaacaaagacaaaagcattcttgttgaggctgaccctgaacctgaaaggaccttgaagcgaaagctaagagaagctaaggcacaattctctgtagaggacctaacagaaatcttcaaagaagaagaccccatggcagccgaaaacaacaacaatgccaacaatgcaaggaaggtgctgggtgactttactgcacctactcccgacttttatgggagaagcatctctatccctgccattggagcaaacaactttgagcttaagcctcaattagtttctctaatgcaacagaattgcaagttccatggacttccattggaagatcctcatcagtttttagctgaattcttgcaaatctgtgacactgtcaagactaatggggttgaccctgaggtctacagacttatgctattcccttttgctgtaagagacagagctagaatatggttcgacgcacaacctaaagaaagcctaaactcttgggaaaagctagtcaatgccttcttggcaaagttctttccacctcaaaaattgagtaagcttagagtggaagtccaaaccttcagacagaaggaaggagaatccctctatgaagcttgggaaagattcaaacaattaatcagaaagtgtccctctgatatgctttctgaatggagcatcataggtattttctatgatggtctctctgaactgtccaagatgtctttggatagctctgctggaggatctcttcatctgaagaagacgcctacagaagctcaagagctgattgaaatggttgcaaataaccaattcatgtacacttctgaaaggaatcctgtgaacactgggactaatcagaagaaaggagttcttgagattgacactctgaatgccatattggctcagaacaaaatattgactcagcaagtcaatatgatttctcaaagtctgtctggaatgcaaaatgcaccaagcagtactaaggaggcttcatcagaagaagaagcttatgatcctgagaacccttcaatggaagaggtgaattacatgggagaaccctatggaaacacctataatccttcatggagaaatcatccaaatctctcatagaaggatcaacagagacctcaacaaggtttcaacaataataatggtggaagaaacaggtttagcaatagcaagccttttccatcatcttctcagcaacagacagagagttctaagcagaaccactctgacttagcaaccatggtctctgatctaatcaaaaccacttaaagtttcatgactgaaacaaggtcctccattagaaatttggaggcacaagtgggacagctgagcaagaaaattactgaactccctcctagtactcttccaagcaatacagaagaaaatccaaaaggagagtgtaaagccatcaacatggccgaatttggagaggaggaagaggcagtgaacgccactgaggaagacctcaatggacgtccactggcctccaatgagttccccagtgaggaaccatgggaatctgaggctcaaaatgagaccatagagattccattgaacttacttctgccattcatgagctctgatgagtattcttcctctgaaggggatgagtatgtcactgaagagcaagttgctaaataccttggagcaatcatgaagctaaatgacaagttatttagaaatgagacttgggaggatgaaccccctttgctcaccaaagaactggatgacttgtctaggcagaaattacctcaaaagagacaggatcctgggaagttttcaataccttgtaccataggcaccatgaccttcaagaaggccttgtgtgacctagggtcaagtgtaaacctcatgcctctctctgtaatggagaagctagggatctttgaggtgcaagctgcaaaaatctcactagagatggcagacaactcaagaaaacaagcttatggactggtagaggacgttctggtaaaagttgaagaccattacatccctgctgatttcatagtcctagagactgggaagtgcatggatgaatccatcatccttggcagacccttcctagccacagcaaaggctgtgattgatgttgatagaggagaattgatcattcaagtgaatgaaaaatccttggtgtttaaggctcaaggatatccctctgtcaccatggagaggaagcatgaagagcttctctcaaaacagagccaaacagagcccccacagtcaaactctaagtttggtgttgggaggccacaaccaacttctaagtttggtgttgaacccccacattcaaactctaagtttggtgttgggaggttccaacattgctctgagcatctgtgaggctccatgagagccctctgtcaagctactgacattaaagaagcgcttgttgggaggcaacccaatgttatgtttttatctattttcctttgttattttatgttttctgtaggttgatgatcatgagaagtcacaaaatcaattgaaaaagcaaaaacagaatgaaaaacagaaagaaaaatagcacaccctggaggagaacctgctggcgtttaaacgccagtaaggctagcagatgggcgtttaacgcccagtctggcaccattctgggtgtttaacgccagaaaggggcaccagactggcgttaaacgccagagaatGGCAAGaactcggcgttaaacgccagaaatgggcaccagcccggtgtttaacgccagaattggcacaaagagcaattttgctcgccacttggtgcagggatgacttttccttgacacctcaggatctgtggaccccacaggatccccacctaccctaccactctctctcttctttacccattcaccaatcacctcaacacctcttccccaaaaacccttcacctatcaaatcccatctttctcttcaccactcacatccatccttcataaaaccccacctaccccaccattcaaatccAAACAACCTTCCCTCCCAAACTCACCCTCCCATAACcctcccccacccctatataaacccatcttcactccttcattttcacacaacctaaacactacttctcccccctttggccgaacacaaagccattcccttctccccttatttcttcttcttttactctcttctttcttcttttgctcgaggacgagcaaaccttttaagtttggtgtggtaaaagcattgctttttgtttttccataaccatttatggcatccaaggccggaaaaacctctagaaagaggaaagggaaggcaaaagcttccacctccgagtcatgggagatggagagatttatctcaagggtgcatcaagaccacttctatgaagttgtggccttgaagaaggtgattcccgaggtccctttcaaactcaaaaagagtgaatatccggagatccgacatgagatcctaagaagaggttgggaagttctcaccaaccccattcaacaagtcggaatcttaatggttcaagagttctatgccaatgcatggatcaccaagaaccatgatcaaagtgtgaacccagatccaaagaattggcttactatggttcgggggaaatacttggattttagtccggaaaatgtgaggttggcattcaacttgcccatgatgcaaggagatgaacatccttacactagaagggtcaactttgatcaaaggttggaccaagtcctcacaatcatttgtgaagagggcgcccaatgaaagagagattcaagagggaagccggttcaactgagaaggcatgacctcaaacccgtggctagaggatggttagagtttatccaacgctcaatcattcccactagcaaccggtccgaagttactatagaccgggctatcatgattcatagcatcatgattggagaagaaatagaagttcatgaggtgatatcccaagaattttataaagtggcggacaagtcctctaccttggcaaggttagcctttcctcatctcatttgtcacctctgttattcggttggagttgacatagagggagacatccccattgatgaggacaagcccatcactaagaagaggatggagcacacaagagatcccactcatcatgaaatccctgagatgcctcaagggatgcactttcctccacaaaactactgggagcaactaaacacctccctaggagaattgagttccaacatgggacaactaagggtggagcaccaagaacattccattctcctccatgaaattagagaagatcaaagaatcatgagagaggagcaacaaagacaaggaagagacattgaggagctcaagcactccataggaccttcaagaggaagaacaagccgccatcactaaggtggacccgttctttaatttccttgttctttactttcctgtttttcgaattttagtgcttatgtttatctatgtttgtgtcttgtgatcattagtgtcttagtgtctatgccttaaagttatgaatgtcctatgaatccatcacctttcttaaatgaaaaatgttcttaattgaaaaggaaaagaattgcatgaattttgaattttataacagtttaattattttgatgtggtggcaatacttttgtcttctgaatgtatgcttaaacagtgcatatgtcttttgaatttgtggttcatgaatgttggctcttgaaagaatgatgaaaaaggagacatgttactgaggatctgaaaaatcataaaaatgattcttgaagcaagaaaaagcagtgaatacaaaaaaaaagagaaagagaaaaacgaaaaaaaggaagaaagaaaaagaaagagaaaaagaaaaaaagagagaaaaataaaaaataaagttgtgatccaaggcaaaaagagtgttcttaagaatcctggacacctctaattggggactctagcaaagctgagtcacaatctgaaaaggttcacccaattatgtgtctgtggcatgtatgtatccagtggtaatactggaagacagagtgctttgggccacggccaagactcaataagtagctgtgttcaagaatcatcatacttaactaagagaatcaatgacactatctggattctgagttcctatagaagccaatcattctgaatttcaaaggatagagtgagatgccaaaactgttcagaggcaaaaagctaaaagccccgctcatctaattaatactgatcttcatagatgtttttggaattcattgcatattctcttctttttatcttatttgattttcagttgcttgaggacaagcaacaatttaagtttggtgttgtgatgagcggataatttatacgctttttggcattgtttttagtatgtttttagtatgatctagttagtttttagtatatttttattagtttttagttaaaattcacttttctggactttactatgagtttgtgtgtttttctgtgatttcaggtattttctggctgaaattgagggacctgagcaaaaatctgattcagaggctgaaaaggactgcagatgctgttggattctgacctccctgcactcgaagtggattttctagagctatagaagcccaattggcgcgctctcaacggcgttggaaagtatacatcctgggctttccagcaatatatgatagttcatactttgcccaagatttgatggcccaaaccggcgttcaaagtcacctttagaattcccagcgttaaacgccggaactggcacaaggatgggagttaaacgcccaaactggcaccaaagctggcgtttaactccaagaagagtctctacacgaaaattcttcaatgctcagcccaagcacacaccaagtgggcccggaagtggatttttatgtcatttactcatctctgtaaaccctaggctactagttctctatatataggacattttactattgtattagaatcttcggatctttggaatctttttctttagatcttttgatcattgggaggctggcctcacggccatgcctagaccttgttcttatgtattttcaacggtggagtttctacacaccatagattaaggtgtggagctctgctgtacctcgagtattaatgcaattactattgttcttctattcaattccgcttgttcttgttctaagatatcacttgttcttcaacttgatgaatgtgatgatccgtgacactcatcatcattctcacctatgaacgtgtgcctgacaaccacctccgttctaccttagattgggtggatatctcttggattctttaaccggaatcttcgtggtataagctagaactgatggcggcattcaagagaatccggaaggtctaaaccttgtctgtggtattctgagtaggattcaatgattgaatgactgtgacgagcttcaaactcctgaaggcggggcgttagtgacagacgcaaaagaatcactggattctattccggcctgattgagaaccgacaaatggatagccgtgccgtgacagagtgcgttgaacatttccactgagaggatgggaggtagccactgacaacggtgaaaccctttcatacagcttgccatgcaaaggagtaagaaggattggatgaagacagtaggaaagcagagagacggaagggacacagcaccttcatacgcttatctgaaattcccaccaatgaattgcataagtatctctatccttatctttatgttttattcgtatatcaccatacccatttgagtttgcctgactaagatttacaaggtgaccatagcttgcttcataccaacaatctctgtgggatcaacccttactcgcgtaaggtttattacttggacgacccagtacacttgctggttagttgtgcgaagttgtagtgatcacaatttcgtccaccagaagtACAGGGTGATCAGCCATACCTACAGCGGGGGCACCACTTAGTCAGAATAGGAGGTCGGAAACCCTAAAGCAATAAAAACAAGCCACAACTCGCTGAAACCACCTCCTAGACACCCCTACGCTAACCCAGAATTTAAACTAAACCCAGAAAAACCCAGTGGCGCCCCCTCTAAAAGAAGAAACATCAAAAGCAAGCAAAAATCCAGGCATGCATAGGAAAAATCGCAtagcaaaaagcacaaaagaaATACCAAAAGGAAACcagaaagcaagaaaaataataaacaacgTACCAGAAAAATACAGAATCTACAAAAGTTGAGGGAAGAACCCAAAAGAGAGAAGGGACACTGAAAGCACGAACGGGATCGAAGCAGCAgcgaaagaagagagtagaagcaGCGGTAGAATGGGAAAacaggagaagaagaaaagaagaatgcatagttgtaagaaccggaccggtgatcgaaccggtcaggttactggttcactggtttattggtttaaCCGATAAACCGTTGGTTGAACTGGTAAAACCGGTTTcacatgaataaaaaatataaaatactaaaaatagtcataaacaataaattcaaaatacatattgTTAGTTCTTCACCAACATTTTAAAGACAACCAAGTTTCAAAGTCTAAATATAACTAATACAAAGATAAACATGAAAGTAGTTAGTACTTAGTACTAGTACATTAGTATCTTAGTTAAACACAATATGGATaacaattcataaactaaatccaAGGAGTGATTTCGAAGTCGGCAAGTTGCTCTTCATCTGACAAATGTGGAGCTACATCCTGATTGGTTTCATTTTGATTTGCATTTTCCACAGAATTATTAGCTCCATCATCTTCCCGATCATCTTCCAAATCCAATTGATCTAGCATTATAGATAATGTTTCAcaaatcaagataaaaaataatataaaacatgtTATAAGGCATACGAAAATCATAGTTgatcaaaattcataaataaataaaagtataccTAAATCATCTAAAGGTGATTGAAGAGACATATTTGCAAGATCATTTCGTAAAGCATCAATTTCTTCAGGAGTTAAAAATGGTGGTGAATCTTCCAGTTTCCATTCCAAATGATCCTCAAATGCATCAAGACAAATTGGATCATAAACTTGGTTTCTCATTTGGTTCCTATGTTATCAATATATTTCGTTACTCATGTGATgattaagattttaaaataattctttcaagtttcaacttAAAACAATCAAGAAAGTACCTTTGTTGTAACCTTAAGTTGTAATGAACATAAACAAGATCATTAAGTTTTTGATGCTCTAGCTGATTCCTCTTCTTTGAGTGAATGTGTTCAAAAATACTCCAGTTACGCTCACAACCTGAAGAGCTACAAGTCTGGCTTAAAACACGAATAGCCAACTTTTGCAAATTTGGTGCTCCACAACCATAAGATTCCCACCATTGATCTTAACATAAAAAACAGATAAATAATTTATCACAATCATAAATATCACATAATAAATTCATCACAATAGTAAAAGACCAAATTTATGAAGAAATTTCACCTGGCATAACAGTGGTTCGTTCACGTATTGCAGAGGGTCTTCCAAAATCTTTCTCAGCATTCTTAAAGATCCTCTTCTCACTTGTCAGCTTAGAATTCAATACAGGATCATCATAAGCATATTTCTCAATGACATCCAACAAGCCAGAAATTGTTTCTttgtgattttcaaattctccagcATTAAATCAAAAAGCTGGATTTAACCAATAACCAGCGGCATGAAGATTTCTCTTAAGTTGTGCATCCCAACGGGTATCCAAAATCTTCAGATAAGGATCAACaaccttctttcttttctgaaaCCTCCTCACCATTTCTTCTCTAGCCTTATAAATAGCTTGATAAAGATAACCCATGGCAGGTCTGTCTTCACTATCCACAATACGTAAAACATGAACAAGTGGCGAAGTAAGCTTAACAATATCAGTGCATTGACTCCAAAATTTAGAATCCAAGACTTGATCCACAAATTTTTTAGCTTTGGCTTCTTTGGAGTAAGCTGAGCTTGTAAATTCTTTAGAAGTCACCATAGCTCTCAGAGGATCCTTTTGAGCTAAAATACTTTGCAAAGCAATGAAATTAGTAACAAACCGAGTTGGAGCTGGACGAAGTATTTCCCGCCCACCTGTAAACTTTCTCATCAAGAACAGTGGATAGTAATGATTATAGATATACTTAGTGATCAGTGAAGCTTGTGACACAGTTTGACTCACTTCTTGCAACTTCCCAATATCTTGAAACATCAGATTAACACAATGAGCTACACAAGAGGACCAATACAATTTAGGAAACTCAGCCTCCAACAATCTTCCCGCAGCAACATAGTTTGCAGCATTGTCTGTTACAATATGCACAACATTCTCAGGACCAACAAACAATACAACATCCCTAAACAACTTAAACAAATTTTCAGCAGTTTTTGAGATATTAGAAGCATCAACTGACTTTAGAAAAACAGTTCCTTTAGGacaataaactaaaaaattaatcaaagtaCGCCTACAACGATCAGTCCATCCATCGGCCATAATAGTGCATCCAGTTTGCTTCCAAATCTCACGATAACCATCAATCATCTTCCTCACATCCTCAACTAATTTACTCAACAAATACCCACGGACTCTTGGATAACTTGGCCCTTTATACCCTGCACCCATGCTTGCAATAGCATCAATCATTGGCTGATAGTAAGCTGAATTAACCGCATTAAATGGAACAGAGGCATCCACCATCCATTTTGCAATAGCAATATCACACTTCTCCATAATTTCTTTGCTTTGAAGAACGCTTTTGATAGTTGGTTGAGCTCCGGGTGTTGTTGCCGATGGAAAATAGGATTGTAAACCTTTGActtgttttccttttctagagatAGGTGTTGGAACCCtggatttttgttgttgttgcatcTCATTACGTTCGATCTCATCAAATTCTCTTTCAACATCATCACAAGCATTATAACTTTCGGCAtattgttcttgagtttttcttttcttgcttcgaAGCTCTTCAATACTTTCATGGAATTGGTGTCTCACTACAGCTGGCACCTTTCGACAAGACTCAATATCTCCTCCTTTTCCAGCCAAATGAAGTTTAAACCGATGAATTCCTCCACCCCTAATAAGCTTCTCACAATATATGCATAGCAGAATTGTTTTTCCAGACTCCACAACTTGTTTACAATGACCCCATGCAGGATCGGTTTTTgctctattattgtttttttggGTTCCGATTGATGCATCAGGAGTTTATCCTTGTTCTTGCGAAGATGGTGTTTCTGATGGTGTATTCGCAGAAGCCATTCTAAAAGAATATGGAGTAGCAAAACCGCAAAATTTCCTAGTTCCTATTCCCTATTCAGCAAGACAGCAACCTTAAATTCTTAAATAGTTAAATTTCCTATTCAGCAAGACAAGCAAATTCATATTTCATAGATTCAAATCAAGCATATAATCCAACAGTTTCATATTTCCAGTACAAATCAACAAAACATAAATTGATTTACATGAAAAATTTGATTTACATAACATGAAAAATGCAACAGCCAACAGTTTCATATTTCATGTCCTAATCCAACAGTAAATTTACAAGGAAATTCAACAAGCATATTCAACAAGCATATTCAACTATTCAAGTGTAATGTATTCAACAGTTTCAAATTTCAACAAGCATATTCAACAAGGAAATTCAGCTTAACAGAACTTACAGTAACAGAACATAGCAGAGTGTAATGTATTTCACACAACAATCATTAAACTTCAAGTGCAGAACAGAGCAGAAGCAGATTACAGAACTGGAGCAGTGGAGCTTACCTGTTGACAGAGTCACAGAGCAGTAGCACTAGAGCAGAAGGGCGACGACGCTGGAATGGCGAGTTCGACTGCGCGCAACGGCTGACCGGCGAGTTCGCGGGTGGCGGGTCTGCTGTTCGGAGAGGATGACGAGCTGAGTTGGTTGAGTTGGTTTCTTCAGAGCTCAGACCGCCGGTGAGACGAAGAGGATGACGGGCTGGGGGCTGGGTGAGTGAGGTGAGGGCAGCGGACTGGCGGAGGGCTGGTAGTGGTAGGGTTTCGCCGTTAGGGTTGGGGGGAATAGCCAAAAGGGGAGGGAAATTGGAACTGCAAACTGGGATAGGGTGGGGCGTGGGGGTGGTAGCCCATAgggcttttcttattttttttaaataaaccaaaacgacgtcgttttggaaaaagagtaaaaaaaaaaaatttcctaaaCCTGTCGGTTAACCAGAAACCGccggtttttcggtttttatcaaAATCGGCCGGTTCAACCCGGTTCAAAACGGTTCTATTCCTTATCCGGTTACATCACTCAACCGGACCAGTCCTGGATCCGGTTCACCGGTTTTCCgatcgaaccggccggtccggtccggttcttacaactatggaAGAATGGAGTAATGAGGGGattatgaaagtaaaaagaaggCAAAGGGCGTAACCGTCGAGGAGGATCGCCAAAAAACATGGGCATATTCGTCATTTCACGTAAATTTCAAATCATGAAAtgatgggcatttaatgcccagcaCAGAAGCCAAGGAGGCAGCGTCACAGGAGAGACGAAATGATCACGCGTGGGGAACACGAATGGTATCAGCAAGCTCCCGAAAAGAGGAGTACATCCCGGCTCGGTGAGTAAGTCAAACATGTCCAGTCACGAGCTTCAAACCTCGAGACTagcgcgttgggggcactgttatgGACTCGCATGGTCTAGACCCAACGACCCGGCGGGTCGGGAACCCCACCCTGGTCCAAACCCTAACCATCATGATAGGAAAACCCGACGGGTCGGTCCCCGGCGTCCGACCTGAAGTCCACGCGACTTGCCACCACGGCTTGAGTCACCACGCCCAGCAAAACGATCGGGTCGGTATCCTCGGGGCAACACCTGAACCCCCGACCCGGGAACCGGAACGACCTGCACCTCTCATGTGGACTAGGACAGCTCATAGAAGCTTCCTAGCCAGTGGGCTAGGTCACTTATGGGCCCGTCCCGCaacagtatataaggggagaggccagctctccccccaaggtacgCCGCATCTTACCTAATTTGGCTATCACCTCGTACGGACACTGACTTGatcgtcggagtgtccttgcatgTGGCCACCCCCCTCGTCCTCTTCACCTCCGGCATCGACAACTCTCTGTGCGCATCGCGATTCCCATTCCAGGTCTACTCGGGGTCTCGCCCACTCACTCTTCCATTACCACCCGACCCGTAGAGCACCCGAGGTCTCAAGGTAACGAACAGTAACATAGTGTACCGAAACACCATCGTTGAGTATTAATTAGTGTGAAGAGAAACCAataacaacttttgttattcaatatataatttattctattgaaaaataaattaatattttttaaacttataaatatatttttttctaatttcttacactattttatttgacaatatttaccattaaaaaataacaaatgacCATACTATTTTACAATATATATGATGTACAAAGTGATTtcttatcttaaaattaattttggttagtgaaataaaatttaaaatatttttttattttcttactcaaatttaaatttaaatttataatggattaacaactcattttttttatttcaataaaaaataaattagttagatacaaaatattcaacatttaataatttcaatcatttaaattttagttactaaaaattagattaaaaattaattataaacttaataatctataatatatatatatatatatatatattaatacataaataataatattcaatgtattgattatttatttttttgacagaattaattataatttattgagaattgatttattatcaaaattttttcataAACTTTATAATATGTGAAAAtgtgatcttattttttattattatttaataaatttttcatcatatttaattatgtaattaacttaattaataatctttattattacttttatactaaaaaaatatcaatttatactatttacatattttttcactactaataaataaataagtatttgcACTATTATACTTATTGTCTTAGATGATGACTTAAATTACTTGTTTTGTAtgttaaatttatcaaatattaagataaaaaaattattcaataaattatataaatagtcattacagaaaagaaaaaaattatatatcatatataataatccttaatatatagtgtcatgtatatattaagattatctattttaattatgtgagtgattattattatttttacttttttgttatattataaaataatatttaaaactaaaaaagaaataattaatttttttaatttgaattaaaaaatgtcttgtaaatatatccaacttttacatatactaagtgttataatattaaatagtatagtatttgctataacaatgactcaaaatattaatccaaGATATATTTGGGCCTAGTAAGACCTCAATGC contains:
- the LOC112805438 gene encoding uncharacterized protein, whose product is MPPPLRLPLHLDSSTALCLFLCPDPRTATRLLLGLDSSSPLRLLLHPDLRLLPLLRLRDTHGRLSLFLFEFAIAASSFTLLIRGGGIHRFKLHLAGKGGDIESCRKVPAVVRHQFHESIEELRSKKRKTQEQYAESYNACDDVEREFDEIERNEMQQQQKSRVPTPISRKGKQVKGLQSYFPSATTPGAQPTIKSVLQSKEIMEKCDIAIAKWMVDASVPFNAVNSAYYQPMIDAIASMGAGYKGPSYPRVRGYLLSKLVEDVRKMIDGYREIWKQTGCTIMADGWTDRCRRTLINFLVYCPKGTVFLKSVDASNISKTAENLFKLFRDVVLFVGPENVVHIVTDNAANYVAAGRLLEAEFPKLYWSSCVAHCVNLMFQDIGKLQEVSQTVSQASLITKYIYNHYYPLFLMRKFTGGREILRPAPTRFVTNFIALQSILAQKDPLRAMVTSKEFTSSAYSKEAKAKKFVDQVLDSKFWSQCTDIVKLTSPLVHVLRIVDSEDRPAMGYLYQAIYKAREEMVRRFQKRKKVVDPYLKILDTRWDAQLKRNLHAAETISGLLDVIEKYAYDDPVLNSKLTSEKRIFKNAEKDFGRPSAIRERTTVMPDQWWESYGCGAPNLQKLAIRVLSQTCSSSGCERNWSIFEHIHSKKRNQLEHQKLNDLVYVHYNLRLQQRNQMRNQVYDPICLDAFEDHLEWKLEDSPPFLTPEEIDALRNDLANMSLQSPLDDLDQLDLEDDREDDGANNSVENANQNETNQDVAPHLSDEEQLADFEITPWI